In the genome of Desulfofarcimen acetoxidans DSM 771, one region contains:
- a CDS encoding TIGR00282 family metallophosphoesterase has product MRFLLIGDIVGRSGRNVIKEDLSHIKRELGINFTIANGENAAGGNGITRDIARELFAAGIDVITMGNHVWNKKEVYNFIEQETRLIRPANYPPGAPGAGMNVFVREGAAVCVINMSGRVYMSPLDCPFRKADELLRQLSPDVKIVIVDFHAEASSEKIAMGWYLDGRVSAVCGTHTHVQTADERILPEGTAYITDIGMTGPRDSVIGVDKDVVLEKFLTQQPRRMEVASGPAQLNAVYIDVDTDTGRAKKIERIFNL; this is encoded by the coding sequence TTGCGTTTTTTGTTAATTGGGGATATCGTGGGCCGTTCCGGTCGCAATGTTATAAAGGAGGATTTGTCCCATATAAAAAGGGAATTGGGTATAAATTTTACTATTGCCAACGGTGAGAATGCTGCGGGGGGCAACGGTATTACCAGGGATATAGCCAGGGAGCTTTTTGCTGCGGGAATTGATGTTATCACCATGGGAAACCATGTTTGGAATAAAAAAGAAGTGTACAATTTTATTGAACAGGAAACCAGGCTTATTCGTCCTGCCAATTACCCGCCCGGTGCTCCCGGAGCCGGCATGAATGTTTTTGTCAGGGAGGGCGCGGCTGTTTGCGTAATAAATATGTCAGGAAGGGTATATATGTCCCCTCTGGATTGCCCTTTTCGCAAGGCTGATGAATTATTGAGGCAATTATCTCCTGATGTCAAGATTGTAATTGTTGATTTTCATGCCGAAGCTTCTTCTGAAAAAATAGCTATGGGCTGGTATCTTGACGGAAGAGTTAGCGCCGTATGCGGTACTCATACTCATGTACAGACAGCAGATGAAAGGATTTTACCTGAAGGTACTGCTTATATTACGGATATCGGTATGACCGGGCCGAGGGATTCTGTAATTGGGGTAGATAAGGATGTAGTTCTGGAAAAGTTTTTAACCCAGCAGCCCAGGCGCATGGAAGTCGCCAGTGGGCCTGCTCAGCTTAATGCCGTTTACATAGATGTGGATACTGACACAGGGAGGGCTAAGAAAATAGAGAGGATCTTTAACCTATAA
- a CDS encoding cobyrinate a,c-diamide synthase, translated as MSLLPRLMFAGTNSGVGKTTITTAVMTALTRQGYRVQPYKVGPDYIDPGYHLAATGRFSRNLDSWFFDADGIKEMFTRSAVDADLSIIEGVMGLYDGYGSGEEGSSAQVAKLLQCPTVLILDARSMARSAAAVVYGYRNYDPKVPLAGVILNRVGSDRHYRILKESVESCGVPVLGAVKRNELLSMPERHLGLVPTAEKNDMEERLDILAATVSASIDLEGLVRLARQAGRLSEPVKKLFPTPKQVHLRIGVARDEAFNFYYQDSLDLLSALGAELVLFSPLHDNHLPPALDGLYLGGGFPEMFLQDLADRKTFLSDIRTAAASGMPVYAECGGFMYLTEAIEDFSGKRLAMAGVVPGCCRMERRRVALGYVRASVLKDNVLSARGTEIKGHEFHYSTYFASEEVLPSPAYLMVKSDGSQESYAGYSVGNILASYLHLHLAAYPDLAENFLKSCAIFRKSRQGE; from the coding sequence ATGAGCTTACTCCCCAGGCTAATGTTCGCCGGCACCAACAGCGGTGTAGGCAAAACCACCATAACCACAGCCGTAATGACCGCCTTAACCAGACAGGGATACAGAGTCCAACCTTACAAAGTCGGGCCTGATTACATAGATCCCGGTTATCACCTGGCTGCCACGGGCCGTTTTTCCCGTAACCTGGACAGCTGGTTTTTTGATGCGGACGGTATAAAAGAGATGTTTACCCGTTCGGCAGTTGATGCAGATCTATCTATAATTGAGGGAGTTATGGGCTTGTATGACGGGTATGGCTCAGGTGAGGAGGGCAGTTCTGCTCAGGTGGCCAAGCTTTTGCAATGTCCCACTGTACTGATTCTGGATGCCAGGTCTATGGCCAGAAGTGCTGCCGCAGTCGTATACGGTTACCGCAATTATGATCCTAAAGTCCCCTTGGCCGGAGTTATTTTAAACCGAGTCGGCAGCGACAGGCATTACCGCATACTGAAAGAGTCCGTAGAGAGCTGTGGAGTACCGGTGCTGGGTGCGGTTAAACGTAATGAGCTGTTGAGCATGCCTGAGCGTCATTTAGGCTTGGTACCTACGGCAGAAAAAAATGATATGGAGGAGAGATTGGACATACTGGCGGCAACTGTCAGTGCCTCTATAGATCTGGAAGGTTTGGTTCGCCTGGCCAGACAGGCCGGTCGTTTAAGCGAACCGGTGAAGAAGCTTTTTCCTACCCCCAAACAGGTTCATCTACGGATAGGAGTAGCCAGGGACGAGGCCTTTAATTTTTATTACCAGGACAGTCTGGATTTACTCTCTGCTCTGGGAGCCGAGTTAGTTCTTTTCAGTCCGCTGCATGACAACCACCTGCCTCCTGCATTAGACGGCTTGTATTTAGGCGGCGGTTTTCCGGAAATGTTCCTACAAGATTTGGCAGACCGAAAAACTTTTCTTTCTGACATACGAACCGCAGCGGCCTCAGGAATGCCGGTTTACGCCGAATGCGGCGGTTTTATGTATTTAACTGAGGCTATTGAAGACTTTTCAGGCAAAAGACTGGCAATGGCAGGGGTCGTTCCCGGTTGTTGCCGTATGGAGCGGCGCCGTGTTGCACTGGGGTATGTTAGGGCCTCTGTATTAAAGGATAATGTATTGTCTGCCCGTGGTACTGAAATCAAAGGGCATGAGTTTCATTATTCTACATATTTTGCTTCTGAGGAGGTACTGCCTTCCCCTGCTTACCTGATGGTTAAGAGTGACGGTTCTCAGGAAAGCTATGCCGGGTATTCAGTCGGCAATATTCTGGCTTCTTATCTACACCTGCACCTGGCAGCTTACCCGGATTTAGCGGAGAATTTTCTGAAAAGCTGCGCGATTTTCAGAAAATCCCGCCAAGGAGAGTAA
- the cobU gene encoding bifunctional adenosylcobinamide kinase/adenosylcobinamide-phosphate guanylyltransferase: MQGKLILVTGGSRSGKSSVAEHLAKKIGGSVVYIASAAALDEEMLRRVAKHRSARPAHWQTIEETHDIPRVLRHAGQSAEVILLDCLTLWISNLLLDDSLMGGKSDEEKEACIINRVDELVQAALSVPAHVLVVSSEVGQGIVPEYPISRLYRDIVGLANQKLAFHADEVYLTVAGIPVELKSLAAEY, translated from the coding sequence ATGCAGGGAAAACTGATACTGGTAACGGGTGGTTCCAGAAGCGGCAAGAGCAGTGTTGCCGAACATCTGGCTAAAAAAATAGGGGGAAGTGTAGTTTACATTGCCTCGGCAGCTGCTCTGGATGAAGAAATGCTGCGCCGGGTGGCAAAGCACCGCTCAGCGCGTCCGGCTCACTGGCAGACAATTGAGGAAACTCATGATATACCCCGTGTGCTCAGGCATGCCGGGCAGTCAGCCGAAGTTATTTTATTGGATTGTCTAACTCTCTGGATATCTAATCTATTGCTGGATGATTCACTGATGGGCGGAAAATCAGATGAGGAAAAAGAAGCCTGTATTATTAACAGGGTTGATGAACTGGTGCAGGCAGCCCTTTCAGTTCCTGCCCATGTGCTGGTAGTTTCGAGTGAGGTGGGACAGGGCATAGTGCCGGAATATCCGATTAGCAGGCTTTACCGTGATATTGTAGGACTGGCCAATCAAAAGCTGGCCTTCCATGCTGATGAGGTTTATTTAACCGTTGCCGGTATACCGGTGGAATTGAAGTCTTTAGCAGCAGAGTATTGA
- the cobD gene encoding threonine-phosphate decarboxylase CobD, protein MSSLQHIHGGNLKVASEKFGYEQRQFIDFSANINPLGPSPRAMLAMSEGLASITAYPDPDCRELTAALAGYLHIGSDNILFGNGATELIYLLVDVFKYKKALVCAPTFSEYGLAVLSRGGEVAEILLAEEDNFALPVEEIIARLPSVEILFLCNPNNPTGRLCSKQDILRIAAAARECSCMVAVDEAFMDFVEEKDNYSVLEEALNRDNLIVLYSLTKYFGIPGLRLGTAVASREIIARLKAAKDPWSVNTLAQIAGVHSLADAEYIKNTKILVTQEREFLEEALQRIVGLKVYHGVANYLLINIKDTQYTSQVFVEQLGRRGVLVRDCASFKGLGNNYLRVAVKKREDNLRLIEALEDFLRGVVK, encoded by the coding sequence ATGAGTTCTTTACAGCACATTCACGGAGGTAATCTAAAGGTTGCCAGTGAAAAGTTTGGCTACGAACAGAGACAATTTATAGATTTTAGCGCCAATATAAACCCGTTGGGGCCATCTCCCAGGGCTATGCTGGCTATGTCAGAAGGCTTGGCAAGTATTACTGCTTACCCTGATCCGGATTGCCGTGAACTTACTGCCGCTTTAGCTGGATACCTGCATATAGGCAGTGATAATATTCTGTTTGGCAACGGCGCGACTGAATTGATCTACCTTCTGGTAGATGTGTTTAAATATAAAAAAGCACTGGTTTGCGCCCCTACTTTCAGTGAATACGGGCTGGCAGTTCTCAGCCGGGGTGGTGAGGTTGCGGAGATATTGCTTGCCGAGGAGGATAACTTCGCTTTACCGGTGGAGGAGATTATAGCGCGCCTGCCGTCAGTGGAAATATTGTTCCTGTGCAATCCGAACAACCCTACAGGCAGGCTTTGTTCAAAACAGGATATTTTGCGTATTGCAGCTGCTGCCCGTGAATGTTCCTGTATGGTGGCAGTAGATGAAGCATTTATGGATTTTGTTGAAGAAAAGGATAATTATTCTGTTCTGGAGGAAGCTTTAAACAGGGATAATTTAATTGTTTTGTACTCGTTAACTAAATATTTCGGTATACCTGGCCTCAGGCTGGGGACGGCGGTGGCCTCGCGGGAGATTATTGCGCGTCTCAAGGCGGCCAAGGATCCCTGGAGCGTCAATACTCTGGCGCAAATTGCAGGTGTGCATTCTTTGGCTGATGCTGAATATATTAAAAATACAAAAATTCTGGTGACCCAAGAGAGAGAATTTTTAGAAGAGGCTTTACAAAGGATTGTTGGTTTAAAAGTTTATCACGGAGTAGCCAATTACTTGCTGATCAATATCAAGGATACCCAATACACTTCACAGGTTTTTGTGGAGCAGTTAGGTAGAAGAGGTGTCTTAGTTCGTGATTGCGCCAGTTTTAAAGGTCTGGGAAACAATTATCTAAGGGTGGCTGTAAAAAAACGTGAAGACAATCTGAGACTTATAGAAGCTTTAGAGGATTTTTTGAGAGGAGTTGTTAAATGA
- the cbiB gene encoding adenosylcobinamide-phosphate synthase CbiB: MTGITGTDFNTTVLNITIINVVAAYFLDLLIGDPRWLTHPVVIIGKLISWLEAVFFRLCKSPAALRLAGLLLAVTVVAAAYSVTRLIVEACTGINPLLGQAVEIWLLSTTLAAKSLAGAGREIYRLLLDGNLQEARVKVGWIVGRDTAKLDQSGVTRATVETVAENIVDGVLSPLFYAFLGGAPLAMAYKAVNTLDSMVGYKNEKYLHLGWASARLDDLANFLPARWAGALLLSASALLGYNSGQAYHTIKTYAAGHPSPNSGIPESAVAGALGVRLGGLNSYHGQVSLRAYMGEELVPLEAKHIAETIKLMYAASALGVLSGAVLLTVFTKIYSL; the protein is encoded by the coding sequence ATGACCGGAATAACTGGCACAGATTTCAATACAACAGTATTAAATATAACCATAATCAATGTAGTTGCGGCATATTTCCTGGATTTGCTGATAGGAGACCCGCGCTGGCTGACTCATCCGGTGGTCATAATCGGCAAATTGATCAGCTGGTTGGAAGCAGTTTTTTTTAGGTTATGCAAAAGTCCCGCAGCATTGCGCCTGGCGGGATTATTGCTGGCTGTCACAGTGGTTGCTGCTGCTTACTCGGTTACCCGTCTGATTGTGGAAGCTTGCACCGGCATAAATCCTCTTTTGGGCCAGGCAGTGGAAATCTGGCTGCTTTCAACGACCCTGGCGGCTAAAAGTTTGGCCGGAGCCGGAAGAGAGATTTACCGTCTTTTACTGGACGGAAATCTGCAGGAGGCCCGTGTCAAAGTAGGCTGGATTGTTGGACGCGATACGGCAAAACTGGATCAGTCCGGTGTGACCAGAGCCACAGTAGAAACTGTGGCGGAAAATATTGTTGACGGAGTGCTTTCTCCTCTATTCTATGCTTTCCTGGGAGGAGCCCCGCTGGCTATGGCCTATAAAGCAGTCAATACCCTGGATTCCATGGTAGGCTACAAGAATGAAAAATACCTGCACCTGGGCTGGGCCTCGGCCCGTCTGGATGATTTGGCCAATTTTCTGCCCGCCCGCTGGGCCGGTGCCCTGCTGTTGTCTGCCAGCGCCCTGTTGGGCTACAACAGCGGGCAGGCTTATCACACGATAAAAACTTACGCCGCCGGTCATCCCAGTCCCAACAGCGGCATTCCCGAGTCAGCAGTAGCAGGTGCCCTGGGTGTCCGCTTGGGCGGACTGAATTCCTACCACGGGCAGGTCTCTTTACGAGCCTATATGGGGGAGGAATTAGTGCCCCTGGAGGCCAAACATATAGCGGAGACAATTAAGCTTATGTATGCTGCCTCTGCTCTGGGAGTATTGTCCGGCGCTGTTTTGCTTACAGTATTTACTAAAATTTATTCTCTTTAA
- the cobS gene encoding adenosylcobinamide-GDP ribazoletransferase → MKSFMLALQFISRIHIFNVAFEEAAFGKATRFFPLIGLILGAITALLYRVCITVFPLEVTSALAILSMVLLTGGIHLDGFMDSMDGLFSGRDRERKLEIMKDSRIGAFGAVGLVSLFLVKYTVILNLPFDFIYPLLMLAPVISRWSMVIGIKFYPYLREQGLGKLYSQYTGWIEFIFATVLVVLITIFLAGLPGLVMLLLAGLLAFLMYGRVYRQLGGLTGDIYGAVNEITEVIVLLLSYPVLQYIPHILIGF, encoded by the coding sequence ATGAAAAGTTTTATGCTGGCACTTCAGTTCATATCTCGAATTCATATATTTAATGTTGCTTTTGAAGAAGCCGCTTTTGGCAAAGCTACCAGATTTTTCCCGTTAATAGGGCTTATCTTAGGTGCCATTACTGCTCTTTTATACCGTGTTTGCATTACGGTATTTCCGTTGGAGGTTACCTCGGCTTTAGCAATCCTGAGTATGGTTTTGCTAACAGGAGGCATACATTTAGACGGTTTTATGGACAGTATGGACGGACTTTTCAGCGGGCGGGACAGAGAGCGTAAGCTGGAGATAATGAAGGACAGCAGAATAGGAGCCTTCGGGGCGGTCGGCCTGGTATCATTGTTTTTGGTAAAATATACTGTTATACTGAATTTACCATTTGATTTTATCTACCCGCTGCTAATGCTTGCCCCGGTTATCAGTCGCTGGTCTATGGTCATAGGTATAAAATTTTATCCCTATCTAAGAGAGCAGGGCTTGGGCAAGCTGTATTCCCAGTATACAGGCTGGATTGAATTTATTTTTGCCACAGTTTTGGTGGTGCTTATAACCATATTTTTAGCCGGTTTGCCAGGTTTGGTTATGCTGTTGCTTGCCGGTTTACTGGCGTTTCTAATGTATGGAAGGGTTTACCGGCAGTTGGGGGGATTGACGGGAGATATTTACGGTGCTGTAAATGAAATTACTGAGGTGATTGTATTACTGCTCAGTTATCCGGTTTTGCAATATATACCGCATATTTTGATAGGATTTTGA
- a CDS encoding cobyric acid synthase: protein MSAKTIMVQGTASHVGKSILVAALCRIFYRDGYKVAPFKSQNMALNSFVTADGGEMGRAQVVQAEASGLPPDVDMNPILLKPTGQASSQVIVLGRPLGNMSAAKYHSGYTLSALDIIEGALDRLRSKYDIIVIEGAGSPAEVNLQDTEIVNMRIASMAGAPVLLAADIDKGGALASVVGTLELIKPEDRDRVAGIIINKFRGDVALFQPAVDFLEQKIDKPVLGVVPYFHDLRIQEEDSVSMERSAGRWEKEAEIDIAVVHLPHISNFTDFDPLENEPDVNLRYVRQPEKLGHPDMIIIPGSKNTIEDLLWLQNSGLAGRIISRAGAGTPVVGICGGFQMLGKELHDPLHTESNISSMPGLGLLNTATTFEPEKTTTQVEAAACGTGIFLAEAGSWRVEGYEIHMGQTELLEGAMPAFNIRMRSGEKVDFADGAVNSSGLVLGTYIHGVFDQEDFRRHCVNKLRLRKGLPPYAGPKGLSVWEQRQQDYDRLAEVVRTSLDMKKIYAMLGLDGPLK, encoded by the coding sequence ATGTCAGCAAAAACTATTATGGTGCAGGGAACGGCGTCCCACGTGGGCAAGAGCATACTGGTTGCCGCCCTGTGCCGTATTTTTTACCGGGACGGTTATAAGGTTGCCCCGTTTAAGTCGCAGAATATGGCTCTAAATTCTTTTGTCACGGCAGACGGTGGGGAAATGGGCAGGGCTCAGGTGGTGCAGGCCGAGGCCAGTGGTTTGCCGCCGGATGTTGATATGAACCCCATTTTACTCAAACCTACAGGCCAGGCCTCTTCACAGGTAATTGTGCTGGGCAGGCCTTTGGGCAACATGTCCGCTGCCAAGTATCACTCGGGTTACACTTTAAGCGCCTTGGATATTATAGAGGGAGCATTGGACAGGCTGCGCAGCAAATATGACATTATTGTTATTGAAGGTGCGGGAAGCCCGGCTGAGGTTAACCTGCAGGATACTGAGATAGTCAATATGAGGATTGCCTCTATGGCCGGAGCACCGGTTTTGCTGGCGGCCGATATTGATAAAGGCGGAGCCCTGGCTTCCGTGGTGGGTACTCTTGAACTGATCAAACCGGAGGATCGCGACAGGGTGGCAGGTATCATTATAAACAAATTCCGGGGGGATGTAGCTCTTTTTCAACCGGCAGTGGACTTTTTGGAGCAGAAGATAGACAAGCCGGTTCTGGGCGTGGTTCCTTATTTTCATGATTTGCGTATTCAGGAAGAAGACTCGGTTTCCATGGAACGAAGCGCCGGTCGCTGGGAAAAGGAGGCCGAAATAGATATAGCAGTAGTACATTTGCCTCATATATCTAATTTTACTGATTTTGACCCGCTGGAAAACGAGCCGGATGTCAACCTGCGCTATGTCAGGCAGCCGGAAAAGTTGGGCCACCCGGATATGATCATTATACCGGGCAGTAAAAATACTATTGAAGACTTGTTATGGCTGCAAAACAGCGGTTTGGCGGGCAGGATCATTTCCAGAGCCGGGGCAGGCACTCCGGTGGTGGGTATCTGCGGCGGTTTTCAAATGCTGGGCAAAGAGCTCCATGATCCTCTGCATACAGAATCAAACATTTCCTCTATGCCCGGTTTGGGTTTACTGAATACGGCAACCACTTTTGAACCTGAGAAAACTACCACCCAGGTAGAGGCAGCAGCCTGCGGCACCGGTATTTTTTTAGCCGAAGCCGGCAGTTGGAGAGTTGAAGGTTATGAGATTCATATGGGACAGACAGAACTGCTGGAAGGAGCCATGCCGGCTTTTAATATTCGCATGAGGTCGGGGGAAAAGGTTGATTTTGCAGACGGGGCTGTAAACAGCAGCGGGCTGGTGCTGGGTACTTATATTCACGGTGTTTTTGATCAGGAGGACTTCCGGCGTCATTGTGTTAATAAACTGCGGTTAAGAAAAGGACTCCCGCCCTATGCAGGTCCCAAAGGCTTGAGTGTGTGGGAACAGAGGCAGCAGGATTATGACAGGCTGGCGGAAGTAGTCAGGACAAGCCTGGATATGAAAAAAATCTATGCTATGCTCGGTTTGGACGGCCCGCTTAAATAA
- the cobC gene encoding alpha-ribazole phosphatase, with the protein MSCRVYLVRHGETVWNANMRFQGHADIALTQTGREQAEALAERLSDKTFHAVYSSDLLRAYETAAILAETHSLRVHKRPNLREINFGKWEGLTYKEIIEQFGDSARKWWNNPSITRIPGGEKLTEVAERCYNELRLIVEQHKDQEVLVVAHGGTIRCIVSSVLGINLNQYWRLRLDNTALNIIEFPEWDKGILVLYNDTNHLGGKSGDTFSDK; encoded by the coding sequence ATGAGCTGCCGGGTTTATTTGGTCAGACACGGGGAAACCGTATGGAATGCCAACATGCGCTTTCAGGGACACGCCGATATTGCTCTGACCCAGACAGGCAGGGAGCAGGCTGAGGCATTGGCTGAGAGACTCTCAGACAAAACTTTTCATGCTGTTTATTCCAGCGATCTGCTCAGAGCTTACGAAACTGCCGCTATTTTAGCGGAGACGCACAGTTTGCGTGTGCACAAGCGACCAAACTTACGTGAGATTAATTTTGGCAAGTGGGAAGGTCTTACTTATAAAGAGATTATTGAGCAATTTGGTGATTCTGCCAGGAAGTGGTGGAATAATCCCAGTATTACACGTATACCTGGTGGTGAAAAATTAACCGAAGTTGCTGAAAGGTGTTACAACGAACTGAGATTGATAGTTGAGCAGCATAAAGACCAGGAAGTGCTGGTGGTTGCGCACGGGGGAACTATCAGGTGTATTGTCAGCAGCGTACTGGGTATCAATTTAAATCAATACTGGCGCTTGAGGCTGGATAATACTGCTTTAAATATTATAGAATTCCCTGAGTGGGATAAAGGCATCCTGGTGCTGTATAACGACACCAATCATCTGGGGGGCAAATCAGGAGATACATTTTCTGATAAGTAA
- a CDS encoding dipeptidase, producing the protein MMAKGGVYLQIRDSAQALHRESIVVDAHCDTITALMKESRSLGELSSCGHIDLPRLKLGGIKVQFFAAFIAPEYKYTALTRTLEIIDLFYREAKLNEAIMLPVKDNASLDRSLAEGKIAAFLTVEGGEALMGELYVLRMLYRLGVRSLTLTWNGRNDLACGVGEGSAAGGLSIFGRAVVREMNSLGMLIDVSHLAEKGFWEVMELSAAPVIASHSNCQKLCRHKRNLTDEQILSLKKAGGVIGLSFVPQFISAAGADLDSFLDHVDHIAALAGVDCIGLGSDFDGIDAAVPGLEDCSRLPCITEGLLQRGYSEEDIKKFLGGNFLRVIRKILR; encoded by the coding sequence ATGATGGCTAAGGGGGGAGTTTATTTGCAAATTCGGGATTCAGCTCAAGCGCTGCACCGGGAAAGTATTGTTGTGGATGCGCATTGTGATACCATAACCGCACTTATGAAAGAGAGTCGTTCTCTGGGTGAATTGAGCAGCTGCGGGCATATTGACCTGCCGAGACTCAAATTAGGCGGAATAAAAGTACAGTTTTTTGCTGCTTTCATAGCTCCTGAATACAAATATACTGCGCTTACCAGGACTCTGGAAATAATAGATCTCTTTTATCGTGAAGCTAAGCTAAATGAAGCCATTATGCTGCCTGTTAAGGATAATGCTTCTCTGGACCGGTCTCTGGCTGAAGGAAAGATTGCGGCTTTCTTAACTGTTGAGGGCGGTGAGGCTTTGATGGGAGAATTATATGTGTTGAGAATGCTCTACCGTTTAGGAGTAAGAAGTTTGACTTTAACCTGGAACGGGCGTAATGATCTGGCCTGCGGTGTGGGTGAGGGCAGCGCGGCGGGCGGTTTATCAATTTTCGGCAGGGCAGTGGTGCGTGAAATGAACAGTCTGGGTATGCTGATAGATGTTTCTCATCTGGCGGAAAAAGGTTTCTGGGAAGTTATGGAGTTATCTGCCGCTCCGGTGATTGCTTCCCACTCCAATTGTCAAAAACTTTGCCGGCACAAAAGAAACCTAACTGATGAGCAGATATTGTCTTTAAAGAAGGCTGGAGGTGTTATAGGTCTCAGTTTTGTGCCGCAGTTTATCAGTGCTGCCGGGGCTGATCTGGACAGCTTTCTTGATCATGTTGATCATATTGCCGCACTGGCCGGAGTTGATTGCATTGGCCTGGGTTCTGATTTTGACGGTATAGACGCGGCAGTTCCCGGTTTGGAGGACTGCAGCAGACTGCCCTGTATTACAGAGGGCTTGCTGCAAAGGGGTTATAGTGAGGAAGACATAAAAAAATTTTTGGGAGGCAATTTTTTACGGGTGATCAGAAAGATTTTAAGGTAA
- the spoVS gene encoding stage V sporulation protein SpoVS has protein sequence MDVLKVSAKSNPNSVAGALAGVLRERGNAEIQAIGAGALNQAVKAVAIARGFVAPSGVDLICIPAFTDIMIDGEERTAIKLIVEPR, from the coding sequence ATGGACGTGTTAAAAGTTTCAGCAAAATCCAACCCGAATTCGGTTGCCGGGGCCCTGGCAGGAGTACTCAGGGAAAGGGGCAATGCCGAGATTCAGGCAATCGGTGCGGGGGCATTAAACCAAGCAGTTAAAGCAGTAGCTATTGCCAGAGGATTTGTAGCACCCAGTGGAGTTGACCTAATTTGTATACCTGCTTTTACTGATATTATGATTGACGGTGAGGAAAGGACAGCAATTAAGTTGATTGTAGAACCCAGATAG
- a CDS encoding PHP domain-containing protein — protein sequence MAVDLHVHTTASDGTDSPEEVVKRAWRLGLEAIAITDHDVLEGILPAQKEARDKNIDIVPGVELSTVHELGEVHILGYYMDIEDTKLLEYLNMFRRARVERIVKMVNKLIDMGIGISRERVFAIAGSGAVGRPHLAEALLEAGFVSSMGEAFEKFIGSGRPAYVPRFKFSPVEAVKLIVSAKGVPVLAHPGMDCAAVVMGDLVAAGLQGIEVYHPSHDLAQTGIFLEMARVHSLIITGGSDYHGVQNFDRSPLGSVTVSYSAVEQLKERARLNCS from the coding sequence ATGGCGGTTGATCTGCACGTGCATACTACTGCTTCGGACGGTACGGATTCACCGGAGGAAGTGGTTAAGCGTGCCTGGCGATTAGGTCTGGAGGCAATTGCTATTACAGACCATGATGTTTTGGAAGGCATTCTGCCGGCCCAAAAAGAGGCACGGGACAAAAATATTGATATCGTGCCCGGTGTCGAACTGAGCACAGTGCATGAGCTGGGTGAGGTACATATTCTGGGCTATTACATGGACATAGAGGATACAAAGCTGCTGGAGTATTTAAACATGTTTCGCAGGGCCAGAGTAGAACGTATAGTAAAAATGGTAAATAAACTTATTGATATGGGTATAGGTATTTCCCGTGAAAGGGTTTTTGCTATCGCGGGAAGCGGAGCTGTGGGCCGCCCTCATTTAGCTGAGGCTTTACTGGAGGCAGGGTTTGTCTCCTCCATGGGTGAGGCTTTTGAAAAATTTATCGGGTCGGGTAGGCCCGCTTATGTTCCGCGCTTTAAATTCAGCCCGGTAGAAGCGGTAAAGTTAATTGTATCCGCTAAAGGTGTGCCCGTATTGGCTCACCCCGGTATGGACTGCGCAGCTGTGGTGATGGGTGATTTGGTTGCAGCCGGATTGCAGGGTATTGAAGTTTATCATCCCAGTCATGATCTGGCTCAAACCGGTATTTTTTTAGAGATGGCCAGAGTGCATAGTCTCATTATCACCGGTGGGTCTGATTACCACGGGGTGCAAAATTTTGACAGAAGCCCTTTGGGTTCGGTTACGGTTTCTTATTCGGCGGTAGAGCAGTTAAAAGAACGGGCCAGGTTGAACTGCTCTTGA